The Lentzea guizhouensis genome contains a region encoding:
- a CDS encoding ABC transporter substrate-binding protein, which yields MLKKITTAASVVALFALTACGSGSGTGSSGQSGDTITMGFAQVGAESGWRTANTKSIQDEAKAAGIDLKFSDAQQKQENQIKAIRSYIQQKVSVIAFSPVVETGWDTVLLEAKRANIPVILTDRSIDSDDTSLYKTFLGSDFVEEGRKAGDWLVANVSGPTNVVELQGTTGAAPAIDRKKGFEEKIAGKPDIKVVASQTGDFTRSGGKQVMEAFLKSQPKIDVVYAHNDDMGLGAIEAIKAAGKVPGKDIKIITVDAVKDGMTALANGEINFIVECNPLLGKQLMELTKKVVKGEEVPPRVVTEEGTFTQEQAKAALPQRQY from the coding sequence GTGCTGAAGAAGATCACGACAGCCGCCAGCGTGGTCGCGCTGTTCGCGTTGACAGCGTGCGGCTCAGGCAGTGGTACCGGCTCCAGCGGCCAGTCCGGCGACACCATCACGATGGGCTTCGCCCAGGTGGGTGCCGAGAGCGGCTGGCGCACCGCCAACACGAAGTCGATCCAGGACGAGGCGAAGGCCGCCGGGATCGACCTGAAGTTCTCCGACGCGCAGCAGAAGCAGGAGAACCAGATCAAGGCGATCCGCTCCTACATCCAGCAGAAGGTGTCGGTGATCGCGTTCAGCCCGGTCGTCGAGACCGGCTGGGACACGGTGCTGCTGGAGGCCAAGCGCGCCAACATCCCGGTGATCCTCACCGACCGCTCGATCGACTCCGACGACACGTCGCTGTACAAGACGTTCCTCGGCTCGGACTTCGTCGAGGAGGGCCGCAAGGCGGGCGACTGGCTGGTGGCCAACGTCTCCGGGCCCACCAACGTCGTGGAGCTGCAGGGCACCACCGGTGCGGCGCCGGCGATCGACCGGAAGAAGGGCTTCGAGGAGAAGATCGCGGGCAAGCCCGACATCAAGGTCGTCGCCTCGCAGACCGGTGACTTCACCCGCTCCGGCGGCAAGCAGGTCATGGAGGCGTTCCTCAAGTCCCAGCCCAAGATCGACGTGGTCTACGCCCACAACGACGACATGGGCCTGGGTGCGATCGAGGCGATCAAGGCCGCCGGCAAGGTGCCCGGCAAGGACATCAAGATCATCACAGTGGACGCCGTGAAGGACGGCATGACCGCACTCGCCAACGGTGAGATCAACTTCATCGTCGAGTGCAACCCGTTGCTGGGCAAGCAGTTGATGGAGCTGACCAAGAAGGTCGTCAAGGGCGAGGAGGTGCCGCCGCGCGTCGTGACCGAAGAGGGCACCTTCACCCAGGAGCAGGCCAAGGCCGCGCTGCCGCAGCGCCAGTACTGA
- a CDS encoding ABC transporter permease: MKNRLLWPLLALAALLLLNLVVTPSFFSLRMQDGHLYGGLVDVLKNGAPTLLIALGMTLVIATRGIDLSVGAVAAIAGAVTCVHIGTSGSAGTAFAGMAIALVLCALLGLWNGFLVAGLGIQPIIATLVLMTAGRGVAMLVTEGQIVTVNNDAYRQVGAGFVVLPISILISLLVLGLVAFATRRTALGMLIESVGVNPEASRLAGVRSRTIIWTVYVFAAVCAGIAGLMISSNVSAADANNAGLWIEMDAILAVVIGGTSLAGGRYSLTGTLLGALIIQTLTTTVYTIGVAPEVTLLFKAVVVIAVCLLQAPKARAALSFRKVAVS, from the coding sequence ATGAAGAACCGGCTGCTGTGGCCGTTGCTGGCGCTGGCCGCGCTGTTGTTGCTCAACCTCGTCGTCACGCCGTCGTTCTTCTCGTTGCGCATGCAGGACGGCCACCTCTACGGCGGCCTCGTCGACGTGCTCAAGAACGGCGCGCCGACCCTGCTGATCGCACTGGGCATGACGTTGGTGATCGCGACCCGCGGCATCGACCTCTCGGTCGGCGCGGTGGCGGCCATCGCGGGCGCGGTCACGTGTGTCCACATCGGAACGTCCGGCTCGGCCGGCACCGCGTTCGCCGGCATGGCGATCGCGCTGGTGCTGTGCGCGCTGCTGGGGCTGTGGAACGGCTTCCTCGTCGCGGGGCTGGGCATCCAGCCGATCATCGCGACGCTCGTGCTGATGACGGCGGGTCGCGGCGTGGCCATGCTCGTCACCGAGGGGCAGATCGTCACGGTCAACAACGACGCCTACCGCCAGGTCGGCGCCGGGTTCGTGGTGCTGCCGATCTCGATCCTGATCAGCCTGCTGGTGCTCGGGCTGGTGGCGTTCGCGACCCGGCGCACCGCGCTGGGCATGCTGATCGAGTCGGTCGGTGTGAACCCGGAGGCCTCGCGGCTGGCCGGCGTGCGGTCGCGCACGATCATCTGGACCGTCTACGTGTTCGCCGCCGTGTGCGCGGGCATCGCCGGGTTGATGATCAGCTCGAACGTGAGCGCCGCCGACGCCAACAACGCCGGTCTGTGGATCGAGATGGACGCGATCCTCGCGGTCGTCATCGGTGGCACGTCGCTCGCGGGCGGCCGCTACTCGCTCACCGGCACGCTGCTCGGCGCGCTGATCATCCAGACACTCACCACCACCGTCTACACGATCGGCGTCGCCCCGGAGGTCACGCTGCTCTTCAAGGCGGTCGTCGTCATCGCCGTGTGCCTGCTGCAGGCCCCCAAGGCCCGTGCGGCGCTCAGCTTCCGGAAGGTGGCCGTCTCATGA
- the araB gene encoding ribulokinase — translation MTIDRDACVVGVDFGTLSGRAVVVRVHDGAELGTAVHEFRHGVVDQVLPATGRPLPPEWALQVPADYLDVLRTAVPQAVEAAGISPSQVVGIGTDFTACTMVPVTADGTPLCDLPEFAENPHAYVKLWRHHAAQAQADRINELARTRGETWLPRYGGLISSEWEFAKGLQVLEEAPEVYAAMAHWVEAADWIVWQLTGTYTRNSCTAGYKGIHQDGAYPGEDFLGELNPEFAGFVADKLDHPLSALGDRAGSLTAQAAEWTGLPEGIAVAVGNVDAHVTAPAAQAVEPGQMVAIMGTSTCHVMSGAVLREVPGMCGVVDGGIVPGLWGYEAGQSGVGDIFAWFLRSGVPPVYHEQAAARGISVHELLTELAAGQAVGEHGLIALDWHSGNRSVLVDHELSGVVVGQTLATKAEDVYRALLEATAFGTRVIIDAFTDSGVAVTELVIAGGLVKNELLMQIYADVVNLPLSVIGSAQGPALGSAMHAAVAAGAYPDIRKAAAAMGSVRRNVVTPVPENVEAYERLFLDYQELHDYFGRGANDVMHRLRQYRRDALGRKS, via the coding sequence ATGACGATCGACCGCGACGCGTGCGTGGTGGGTGTCGACTTCGGCACGCTGTCCGGCCGCGCCGTGGTCGTGCGCGTCCACGACGGCGCCGAGCTCGGCACCGCCGTCCACGAGTTCCGCCACGGGGTCGTGGACCAGGTGCTGCCCGCGACCGGCCGTCCGCTGCCGCCGGAGTGGGCGCTGCAGGTCCCGGCCGACTACCTCGACGTCCTGCGCACCGCCGTCCCGCAGGCGGTCGAGGCGGCCGGGATCTCGCCCTCCCAGGTGGTCGGGATCGGCACCGACTTCACGGCCTGCACGATGGTGCCGGTCACCGCGGACGGCACGCCGTTGTGCGACCTGCCGGAGTTCGCGGAGAACCCGCACGCCTACGTGAAGCTGTGGCGCCACCACGCCGCCCAGGCGCAGGCCGACCGGATCAACGAGCTCGCCCGCACCCGTGGCGAGACGTGGCTGCCGCGCTACGGCGGACTGATCTCCTCGGAGTGGGAGTTCGCCAAGGGCCTGCAGGTGCTGGAGGAGGCGCCCGAGGTCTACGCGGCGATGGCGCACTGGGTCGAGGCCGCGGACTGGATCGTCTGGCAGCTCACCGGCACCTACACGCGCAACTCCTGCACCGCCGGGTACAAGGGCATCCACCAGGACGGCGCCTACCCCGGCGAGGACTTCCTCGGGGAGCTCAACCCGGAGTTCGCCGGGTTCGTCGCCGACAAGCTCGACCACCCGCTGTCCGCGCTCGGCGACCGGGCCGGCTCGCTGACCGCGCAGGCCGCGGAGTGGACCGGGCTGCCGGAGGGCATCGCCGTCGCGGTCGGCAACGTCGACGCGCACGTCACCGCGCCGGCCGCGCAGGCCGTCGAGCCCGGTCAGATGGTCGCGATCATGGGCACCTCGACGTGCCACGTGATGAGCGGTGCCGTGCTGCGCGAGGTGCCCGGCATGTGCGGGGTGGTCGACGGCGGTATCGTGCCGGGGCTGTGGGGCTACGAGGCCGGGCAGAGCGGTGTCGGCGACATCTTCGCGTGGTTCCTGCGCAGCGGGGTGCCGCCGGTCTACCACGAGCAGGCTGCCGCACGCGGGATCTCCGTGCACGAGCTGCTGACCGAGCTCGCCGCCGGCCAGGCCGTGGGGGAGCACGGGCTCATCGCGCTCGACTGGCACAGCGGCAACCGGTCCGTGCTGGTCGACCACGAGCTGTCCGGTGTCGTCGTCGGGCAGACCCTGGCGACGAAGGCCGAGGACGTCTACCGCGCGTTGCTGGAGGCCACCGCGTTCGGCACGCGGGTCATCATCGACGCCTTCACCGACTCCGGCGTCGCGGTGACCGAGCTGGTGATCGCCGGCGGGCTGGTGAAGAACGAGCTGCTGATGCAGATCTACGCCGACGTCGTGAACCTGCCGCTGTCGGTGATCGGCTCGGCGCAGGGCCCCGCGCTCGGGTCCGCGATGCACGCCGCCGTGGCCGCGGGCGCGTACCCGGACATCCGCAAGGCCGCGGCCGCGATGGGTTCGGTGCGCCGCAACGTGGTCACGCCCGTGCCGGAGAACGTCGAGGCCTACGAGCGGCTCTTCCTCGACTACCAGGAGCTGCACGACTACTTCGGCCGCGGCGCCAACGACGTCATGCACCGCCTGCGCCAGTACCGCCGCGACGCACTGGGGAGGAAGAGCTGA
- a CDS encoding alpha-L-arabinofuranosidase C-terminal domain-containing protein — translation MPRKHVLICAALAAGLLVAVPGSGAAAETDYTLKVDALGKGATIDDSMYGVFFEDINRAADGGLYAELVQNRSFEYDPADNAAYTGLTAWAPHSGTLDVADDAGRMNERNRRYLKLGLPAGIINSGYNSGIAVREGQRYDFSVWARTDQASTPLTATVTDPAGTALGDPVRVEVRGDGWAKYTGTIQARKSTTTGRLLVTGAGAGTLRLDMVSLMPQDTFKGHGLRRDLAEKIAALKPGFVRFPGGCLVNTGSHHGYDAPDFERRRSYQWKDTIGPVEQRATNWNFWGYNQSYGLGYYEYFQFAEDVGAMPLPVVPALVTGCGQNRATDDPALLRRHIQDTLDLIEFANGPADSTWGRKRAEMGHPKPFGLTHLGVGNEENLPDEFFARFTEFRKAINARYPDITVVSNSGPDDTGGTFDRLWQLNKQAGVQMVDEHYYNSPSWFLENNNRYDSYDRNGPKVFLGEYASQDNRFFNALSEAAYMTGLERNADVVKLASYAPLLANEDYVQWRPDMIWFNNHASWGSASYEVQKLFMTNVGDHVVPSTASATPSTQAPITGAIGLSTWATAATYDDVSVTSASGQQLFSDDFSGTDAQWTKSGRGAWNVVNGAYVQSDAAAEDTLVTAGDKSWRDYTLNVKAVKQSGREGFLVAFGVKDTGNYYWWNLGGWNNTQSAVEKAVGGGKNTLLTDGTRIETGRTYDVRVEVRGRHVALYLDGQKWGEFTDDKAAEPFRQVVTRDRATGELVVKVVNAQDNAARTRIDLGVPVASTARATVLQGRPDDVNTQFAQPIKPRSEQVRVASSFTHTFPPNSVTFLRIRSRS, via the coding sequence GTGCCCCGTAAGCACGTGCTCATCTGCGCCGCACTCGCGGCAGGTCTGCTGGTCGCCGTTCCGGGGTCCGGAGCGGCCGCCGAAACCGACTACACGCTCAAGGTCGACGCCCTCGGGAAGGGCGCGACGATCGACGACTCGATGTACGGCGTGTTCTTCGAGGACATCAACCGGGCCGCGGACGGCGGCCTGTACGCCGAGCTGGTGCAGAACCGCTCGTTCGAGTACGACCCCGCGGACAACGCGGCCTACACCGGCCTCACCGCCTGGGCACCCCACAGCGGCACCCTGGACGTGGCGGACGACGCCGGCCGGATGAACGAGCGCAACCGCCGCTACCTGAAGCTCGGGCTGCCCGCCGGGATCATCAACTCCGGCTACAACTCCGGCATCGCCGTGCGCGAGGGCCAGCGCTACGACTTCTCCGTCTGGGCCCGCACCGACCAGGCGAGCACCCCGCTCACCGCCACCGTCACCGACCCCGCCGGAACCGCTCTCGGCGACCCCGTGCGGGTCGAGGTCCGCGGCGACGGCTGGGCGAAGTACACCGGCACGATCCAGGCGCGCAAGTCCACGACGACCGGCCGGTTGCTGGTCACCGGCGCGGGCGCGGGAACGTTGCGGCTGGACATGGTCTCGCTCATGCCGCAGGACACGTTCAAGGGCCACGGCCTGCGCCGCGACCTCGCCGAGAAGATCGCCGCGTTGAAACCCGGCTTCGTCCGGTTCCCCGGCGGGTGCCTGGTCAACACCGGCAGCCACCACGGCTACGACGCGCCGGACTTCGAGCGCCGCCGTTCGTACCAGTGGAAGGACACCATCGGCCCGGTCGAGCAGCGGGCCACGAACTGGAACTTCTGGGGCTACAACCAGTCCTACGGCCTGGGCTACTACGAGTACTTCCAGTTCGCCGAGGACGTCGGCGCGATGCCGCTGCCGGTCGTGCCCGCGCTGGTCACCGGGTGCGGCCAGAACCGCGCCACCGACGACCCCGCGTTGCTGCGGCGGCACATCCAGGACACGCTCGACCTGATCGAGTTCGCGAACGGTCCCGCCGACTCGACGTGGGGCCGCAAGCGCGCCGAGATGGGACACCCCAAGCCGTTCGGGCTCACCCACCTCGGTGTCGGCAACGAGGAGAACCTGCCCGACGAGTTCTTCGCGCGGTTCACCGAGTTCCGCAAGGCGATCAACGCGAGGTACCCGGACATCACCGTGGTCAGCAACTCCGGCCCCGATGACACCGGCGGCACGTTCGACCGGCTGTGGCAGCTCAACAAGCAGGCCGGTGTGCAGATGGTCGACGAGCACTACTACAACAGCCCGAGCTGGTTCCTGGAGAACAACAACCGGTACGACTCCTACGACCGCAACGGTCCCAAGGTGTTCCTCGGTGAGTACGCCTCGCAGGACAACAGGTTCTTCAACGCGCTGAGCGAAGCCGCGTACATGACCGGCCTCGAACGCAACGCCGACGTCGTGAAGCTCGCCTCCTACGCGCCGTTGCTGGCGAACGAGGACTACGTACAGTGGCGGCCGGACATGATCTGGTTCAACAACCACGCGTCGTGGGGCTCGGCGAGCTACGAGGTGCAGAAGCTGTTCATGACGAACGTGGGCGACCACGTCGTGCCGAGCACCGCGTCCGCCACGCCGTCCACCCAGGCACCGATCACCGGTGCGATCGGGTTGTCGACGTGGGCGACTGCCGCGACCTACGACGACGTGAGCGTTACCAGTGCGTCTGGGCAGCAGCTGTTCAGCGACGACTTCTCCGGTACCGACGCGCAGTGGACCAAGTCGGGCCGCGGTGCGTGGAACGTCGTGAACGGCGCCTACGTCCAGTCCGACGCGGCCGCCGAGGACACGCTCGTCACGGCCGGTGACAAGTCCTGGCGCGACTACACGCTGAACGTCAAGGCGGTGAAGCAGTCCGGCCGCGAGGGCTTCCTGGTCGCGTTCGGGGTGAAGGACACCGGCAACTACTACTGGTGGAACCTGGGTGGCTGGAACAACACCCAGTCCGCGGTGGAGAAGGCCGTCGGTGGTGGCAAGAACACGTTGCTCACCGACGGCACCCGCATCGAGACCGGCCGCACCTACGACGTGCGGGTCGAGGTGCGCGGCCGGCACGTCGCGCTGTACCTCGACGGGCAGAAGTGGGGCGAGTTCACCGACGACAAGGCCGCCGAGCCGTTCCGCCAGGTCGTCACCCGCGACCGCGCCACCGGTGAGCTCGTCGTCAAGGTCGTCAACGCCCAGGACAACGCCGCCCGCACGCGCATCGACCTCGGCGTCCCGGTGGCGTCCACGGCCCGTGCGACCGTGCTGCAGGGCCGGCCGGACGACGTCAACACCCAGTTCGCCCAGCCGATCAAGCCGCGTTCCGAACAGGTGCGGGTGGCGAGCAGCTTCACCCACACGTTCCCGCCGAACTCCGTGACGTTCCTCAGGATCAGGAGCCGCTCGTGA
- a CDS encoding family 43 glycosylhydrolase has product MYYLTGSVPEYDRVVIRGASTLDGLSAARERTIWRRPASGRMGGYIWAPELHRIDGRWYVYFAAGDKDEPFRIRTYVLESPNADPRADGWVLRGQMVTAWDTFTLDATTFTHRGKRYFLWAQSEPGIATNSNLYIAEMASPLALKTAPVRIATPTLPWEVQGFKVNEGPAVLVRNGRVFVTFSASATDARYCMGLLTADENANLLDARSWTKSPNPVFGTHVPTSQYGPGHNSFTTVGDVDVLVYHARDYRDISGDPLFDPNRHTRVQRLHWNTDGTPSFGVPVGRGGPIVRLSPLDAPALFVRHYEYRMRVDGNVRDLADSQFRFVPGFLGAGTVALQSVNFPDRYARVDGDALRVDPFEDTDAYGRAASFTRVPGLADGTAVSLRIGADNYVAHDTGRLVVTKPGNDRETRRRATFRFG; this is encoded by the coding sequence ATGTACTACCTGACCGGGTCCGTGCCCGAGTACGACCGGGTCGTGATCCGCGGTGCGTCCACCCTGGACGGTCTGAGCGCCGCCAGGGAACGCACGATCTGGCGCAGGCCGGCGTCCGGCCGGATGGGCGGCTACATCTGGGCGCCGGAGCTGCACCGCATCGACGGCAGGTGGTACGTCTACTTCGCCGCCGGTGACAAGGACGAGCCGTTCCGCATCCGCACCTACGTGCTGGAGTCGCCCAACGCGGACCCGCGCGCCGACGGGTGGGTGCTGCGCGGCCAGATGGTCACGGCGTGGGACACGTTCACATTGGACGCGACCACGTTCACCCACCGCGGAAAGCGCTACTTCCTGTGGGCGCAGAGCGAGCCCGGCATCGCCACCAACTCCAACCTCTACATCGCGGAGATGGCCTCGCCGCTGGCGCTGAAGACGGCGCCCGTGCGGATCGCGACGCCGACGCTGCCGTGGGAGGTGCAGGGCTTCAAGGTGAACGAGGGACCGGCGGTGCTGGTCCGCAACGGCCGGGTGTTCGTGACGTTCTCCGCGAGCGCGACCGACGCCCGGTACTGCATGGGCTTGCTGACCGCCGATGAGAACGCGAACCTGTTGGATGCGCGGTCGTGGACGAAGTCGCCGAATCCGGTGTTCGGCACGCACGTGCCGACTTCGCAGTACGGGCCCGGCCACAACTCGTTCACCACGGTGGGCGATGTGGACGTGCTCGTGTACCACGCCCGTGACTACCGGGACATCAGCGGTGACCCTCTGTTCGACCCGAACCGGCACACGCGGGTCCAGCGCCTGCACTGGAACACCGACGGCACACCGTCGTTCGGCGTGCCGGTCGGTCGCGGAGGGCCGATCGTGCGGCTGTCGCCGTTGGACGCTCCGGCGTTGTTCGTGCGCCACTACGAGTACCGGATGCGGGTGGACGGCAACGTCCGCGACCTCGCCGACTCGCAGTTCCGGTTCGTGCCGGGCTTTCTCGGTGCCGGCACGGTCGCGCTGCAGTCGGTGAACTTCCCCGACCGGTACGCGCGGGTGGACGGTGACGCCCTGCGCGTCGATCCCTTCGAGGACACCGATGCCTACGGCCGGGCCGCGAGTTTCACGCGCGTGCCGGGACTCGCCGACGGCACGGCGGTGTCGCTCCGCATTGGTGCAGACAACTATGTTGCCCATGACACGGGAAGGTTGGTGGTGACCAAGCCGGGCAACGACCGGGAGACGCGCCGACGGGCCACATTCCGGTTCGGATGA
- a CDS encoding LacI family DNA-binding transcriptional regulator produces the protein MTDVARLAGVSHQTVSRVLNNHPNVREQTRLRVQAAIKELDYRPNRAARALVTGKTQLIGVVAQNSTLYGPASLLSAFEEAAREAGFAVSVGRVKVLDRDSIAAAVERHRDQRVAGIVVIAPTSSAADALADVPAGVPLVTVDGDPERPTPLVTVDQAAGAFDATSHLLEEGHKTVWHVSGPADWFDAAGRVAGWRRALENMGAEVPPVVTADWSAASGYRAGQMLARMPEVTAVFCSNDHLALGLLRALSERGRRVPHDVSVIGFDDVPEAAYFIPPLTTVRPDFAAVARETLGLLLEQLSDGETARPQRTVAPLLVLRDSVAPPPA, from the coding sequence ATGACCGACGTCGCACGACTCGCTGGGGTGTCCCACCAGACGGTCTCGCGCGTGCTCAACAACCACCCCAACGTCCGTGAGCAGACCAGGCTGCGGGTGCAGGCCGCGATCAAGGAGCTGGACTACCGGCCCAACCGCGCGGCCCGTGCCCTGGTCACCGGCAAGACGCAGCTCATCGGCGTGGTGGCGCAGAACTCGACGCTGTACGGCCCGGCCTCGCTGCTGTCCGCCTTCGAGGAGGCGGCGCGCGAGGCCGGGTTCGCCGTCAGCGTCGGCAGGGTCAAGGTCCTCGACCGCGACTCGATCGCCGCGGCCGTCGAACGCCACCGCGACCAGCGCGTGGCCGGCATCGTGGTGATCGCCCCCACCTCCTCGGCCGCCGACGCGCTGGCCGACGTGCCGGCCGGCGTGCCGCTGGTGACCGTGGACGGCGACCCGGAACGGCCGACGCCGCTGGTCACGGTCGACCAGGCGGCCGGTGCGTTCGACGCCACCAGCCACCTGCTGGAGGAGGGCCACAAGACGGTGTGGCACGTCTCCGGCCCCGCCGACTGGTTCGACGCGGCCGGCCGCGTCGCGGGCTGGCGGCGCGCGCTCGAGAACATGGGCGCCGAGGTGCCGCCGGTGGTGACGGCCGACTGGAGCGCTGCCTCCGGGTACCGGGCGGGGCAGATGCTCGCGCGGATGCCGGAGGTCACGGCGGTGTTCTGCTCGAACGACCACCTGGCCCTCGGCCTGCTGCGGGCGCTGAGCGAGCGCGGCAGGCGGGTCCCGCACGACGTGAGCGTCATCGGCTTCGACGACGTGCCGGAGGCGGCCTACTTCATCCCGCCGCTGACGACCGTGCGCCCCGACTTCGCGGCCGTGGCGCGCGAGACGCTCGGCCTGCTGCTGGAGCAGCTCAGCGACGGTGAGACCGCCCGCCCGCAGCGGACGGTCGCGCCGCTGCTGGTGCTGCGCGACAGCGTGGCACCGCCGCCTGCCTAG
- a CDS encoding L-ribulose-5-phosphate 4-epimerase: MSATAELRRTVAELHRELTRYELVSWTAGNVSARVPDHELMVIKPSGVSYDELGPHAMVVTDLHGTLVEGELAPSSDTAAHAYVYRHMPHVGGVVHTHSPYATAWAARGEPIPCVLTMIADEFGGEIPVGPFALIGDDSIGRGIVETLSASRSPAVLMRNHGPFTVGATARAAVKAAVLLEDVARTVHFARQLGQPDVIEQQHVDRLYERYQNVYGQ, translated from the coding sequence ATGTCCGCCACGGCAGAGCTGCGGCGCACGGTCGCCGAGCTGCACCGCGAGCTGACCCGGTACGAACTGGTGAGCTGGACGGCCGGCAACGTGTCGGCGCGCGTGCCCGACCACGAGCTGATGGTGATCAAGCCGTCCGGGGTGTCCTACGACGAGCTGGGGCCGCACGCGATGGTCGTGACGGACCTGCACGGCACGCTCGTGGAAGGTGAGCTGGCGCCGTCCTCCGACACGGCCGCGCACGCCTACGTGTACCGGCACATGCCGCACGTCGGCGGTGTCGTGCACACGCATTCCCCTTACGCGACGGCGTGGGCGGCGCGCGGTGAGCCAATCCCGTGCGTGCTGACGATGATCGCGGACGAGTTCGGCGGGGAGATCCCGGTCGGGCCGTTCGCGTTGATCGGCGACGACTCGATCGGCAGGGGGATCGTGGAGACGTTGAGCGCCAGCAGGTCTCCGGCCGTGCTGATGCGCAACCACGGCCCGTTCACCGTCGGCGCCACCGCACGCGCCGCCGTGAAGGCCGCGGTGCTGCTGGAGGACGTCGCCCGCACCGTCCACTTCGCCCGGCAGCTCGGCCAGCCGGACGTGATCGAACAGCAGCACGTCGACCGGCTCTACGAGCGCTACCAGAACGTCTACGGCCAGTGA
- a CDS encoding sugar ABC transporter ATP-binding protein — MTESPPPVVEMRGISLAFPGVKALQDVDFRLFPGEVHALMGENGAGKSTLIKTLTGVHRPDSGQVVLAGADVAFSSPGEAQHAGISTVYQEVNLCANLTVAENILLGREPRKRGGIDFPAMRKRAAEVLSRIGVHIDPGSSLGEHPIAVQQLVAIARAIAVDCRVLVLDEPTSSLDAGEVAELFRIMRVLRDEGVAILFVSHFLDQVYEISDRMTVLRNGALVGEHLTAEVDRRALIAQMIGRDLGALEAIEDAAEQRQARGPVLVHAEGLGRRGAIEPFDLEIRAGEVVGLAGLLGSGRTELARLLFGADKADSGRVLVDGTPLRLRGPRSAIAAGIAFSSEDRKGEGLVADLSIRDNLVLAMQAARGWTRPLSRRTKDQLVEKYLTALDIRPANPDALVRTLSGGNQQKVLLARWLVTEPRLLILDEPTRGIDIGAKAQIQQLVTTLAAEGTAVLFISAELEEVVRIADRIVVLRDRRKIAELDGSVTGVDEVVELIAGGAAPEKVVS; from the coding sequence ATGACCGAGTCACCGCCGCCGGTGGTCGAGATGCGGGGCATCAGCCTCGCGTTTCCCGGCGTGAAGGCGTTGCAGGACGTCGACTTCCGGTTGTTCCCCGGTGAGGTGCACGCTCTCATGGGCGAGAACGGCGCCGGGAAGTCCACCCTGATCAAGACCCTGACCGGCGTGCACCGCCCCGACAGCGGCCAGGTCGTGCTGGCGGGCGCCGACGTGGCGTTCTCCTCCCCCGGCGAGGCGCAGCACGCCGGGATCAGCACGGTGTACCAGGAGGTCAACCTCTGCGCGAACCTCACGGTCGCGGAGAACATCCTGCTGGGCCGCGAACCCCGCAAGCGCGGCGGGATCGACTTCCCGGCCATGCGCAAGCGCGCCGCCGAGGTCCTCTCCCGCATCGGCGTGCACATCGACCCCGGCTCCAGCCTCGGCGAGCACCCGATCGCGGTGCAGCAGCTGGTCGCCATCGCCCGTGCGATCGCCGTCGACTGCCGCGTGCTCGTGCTCGACGAGCCCACGTCCAGTTTGGACGCGGGTGAGGTCGCGGAGCTGTTCCGCATCATGCGGGTGCTGCGCGACGAGGGTGTGGCGATCCTGTTCGTGTCGCACTTCCTGGACCAGGTCTACGAGATCTCCGACCGGATGACGGTGCTGCGCAACGGAGCCCTCGTCGGCGAGCACCTCACCGCCGAGGTCGACCGGCGCGCGCTCATCGCCCAGATGATCGGCCGCGACCTCGGTGCCCTGGAGGCGATCGAGGACGCCGCCGAGCAGCGGCAGGCACGGGGGCCGGTGCTGGTGCACGCGGAGGGCCTCGGCCGCCGCGGTGCCATCGAGCCGTTCGACCTGGAGATCCGCGCGGGTGAGGTGGTCGGTCTGGCTGGTCTGCTCGGCTCCGGTCGCACCGAGCTCGCCCGGCTGCTGTTCGGCGCGGACAAGGCCGACTCCGGCCGCGTGCTCGTCGACGGCACGCCGCTGCGGCTGCGCGGGCCGCGGTCGGCGATCGCCGCCGGGATCGCGTTCAGCTCGGAGGACCGCAAGGGCGAGGGCCTGGTGGCGGACCTCTCGATCAGGGACAACCTGGTGCTCGCCATGCAGGCCGCGCGCGGGTGGACCCGGCCGCTGTCGCGCAGGACGAAGGACCAGCTGGTCGAGAAGTACCTGACGGCGCTGGACATCCGCCCGGCCAACCCGGACGCGCTGGTGCGCACCCTGTCCGGTGGCAACCAGCAGAAGGTCCTGCTCGCCCGCTGGCTCGTCACGGAGCCGCGGCTGCTGATCCTGGACGAGCCGACCAGAGGCATCGACATCGGCGCGAAGGCCCAGATCCAGCAGCTCGTCACGACCCTGGCCGCGGAGGGCACCGCGGTGCTGTTCATCTCCGCCGAGCTCGAGGAGGTCGTGCGCATCGCGGACCGGATCGTGGTGCTGCGCGACCGGCGCAAGATCGCCGAGCTGGACGGGTCGGTCACCGGCGTGGACGAGGTGGTCGAGCTCATCGCGGGCGGAGCCGCACCCGAGAAGGTGGTGTCATGA